The genomic region ATACCATTGAAGAAGGTACTCGAGAAGAACAAATTGATTCTTTAGAGGCACAGGTAGAACAAGCTGAAATCGGCATTAGGATGATAGAAGATGCTCTTGATAGAACTAGAGTCACAGCACCCGTTAGTGGTGTAATCGCGAATTTAGATATTAATAAAGATGATTTAGTTGGAAATACTGAACCTGCTATTATTATCAATGCAGAAAGCCATCAAGTAACAGGTACTCTTTCTGAAAGATATATTAATAGTATTTCAGAAGGTGATAAAGCAGAAGTAGAAATACCCTCAATCAGTAACAATCACTTTGAAGCAACTATTTCTGATATAGGTTCTCTTCCACCTGAAGAAGGACTTTCTTATCCAGTTGAAGTTTTGATTACTGAAAAGGGTTTAGATGATCAGTTAAGGGTAGGTATGTACAGTAGAATTAGGTTAACTGTTGATAGTAGTCAAGATGCATTAACTATCCCACGTCATGCATTAGTAAATGATGGTAATAATCATGCCGTTTATCTAGTTAATGAAGATAATGAAATTGAAATGAAAAAAGTTGAAATTGGTATTAGCCAGGACGGTTATGTAGAGATTACAGATGGTTTAGAAAAAGATGAACAAGTTGTAGTTGCGGGGCTCGATAATGTAATTCCCGGAGAAAAAGTTGAGGTACAAGAGGGTGATCTAAATTGAATTTATCAAAAATAGGAATTAATAGACCTATAACAGTATTAATGGTAGTCTTTATGGTTTTAATAATAGGTGGTATTTCACTTACCGGAATACCATTAGACTTATTTCCTGATATGGATCTTCCAGTTCTTGCAGTTTCCACTAATTATCCAGGAGCAGGTCCAGAACAGGTTGAAAATATGGTAACTAGACCGTTAGAAGAATCATTATCTACATTAGATGGTCTTGATAATATTTCTTCAGTATCACGCCCTGGAAAAAGTGAAATTATTTTAATGTTTGGTTGGAATACGGATATGGATTTTGCTGCTTTAGATGCAAGAGAAACTATTGATATGGTCATGGAACAGTTACCAGACGAAGTAGAGAATCCATTAACTATGCAAATAGACCCAAATATGCTTCCGATTGTACAAGTAGGTATGAGTGGTGATCTTAATCATGAGGAAATGACTGACTTAGCTGAAGGGAGAATTCAAAATCAATTAGAAAGAATTGAAGGAGTCGCATCAGTAGATATAGGCGGGGGTATTGAACGAGAAATTGAAATTGTAGGTGATCCTTACAAATTAAACGCCTATGGCTTATCGTTAGATGAAGTTACTGAAACTATAGCTGCATCTAATTTAGATGATTCGGGCGGTTCTCTAACAGAGGGTGAACGTGAGTATCTTATCCATGTAGCAGGTGAATTTGAAAGTGTAAAAGAAATTAAACGATTAATTGTAGGTCAAACCTCTGGTGGGCCTGTTAGAATTGAGGATTTTGCTGAAGTCAATGATATTCAACAGGAACAAGAACCGTTTACTAGATTAAATGGAAAATCAACTGTTTCATTAGCTATTCAATCTCAAAGTGATACAAACCTTGTAAATGTTGCTAGAGATGTGAACGAAGAGTTAGATAGCTTAGAAAATCAATTACCAGGAAATGTGAAATTCGAAGTTGCTATGGATCAAAGTGAGTATATTGAAGAATCTATCGATAACTTAGTTGTTATGGGTATTTCCGGGGCAATAATAGCTATGCTTATATTATGGTTATTTTTAGGAAGTGCACGTTCAACTTTAATAATTGGCGCAGCTATCCCACTTTCTGTTGTATGTACTTTTATTCTAATATTTTTTCAAGATTTTACACTAAATATGATAACTTTAGGTGGTCTTGCTTTAGGTATTGGGATGATGGTAGATAACTCAGTAGTGATATTAGAAAACATTTTCCGACAGCGAGAAGAAGGACTTAATCCTAAAGATGCTGCTATATTAGGTAGTAAAGAAGTTACAGGAGCTATCACTGCTGCCACTTTAACCAGTGTTGTAGCGTTTTTACCAATAGTTTTTGCAGAAGGTATAGCAGATATAATTTTTGCACCCATGGCTTGGACAGTGACATTTGCTTTAGTATCATCATTAATTGTGGCTGTAGGGGTAATACCATTATTAACTGTTAAACTTGTTCCAAGCAAGACAAGTGAAGATGAACAAAA from Natranaerobius trueperi harbors:
- a CDS encoding efflux RND transporter periplasmic adaptor subunit, whose protein sequence is MTSTKTKKSKKPILIIVITIIVGLIVTSVVAFNDRKGETQSENEEEIHVVEASEPIVQDLNKVTSIIGQVETTDSRYVIPEMSGTVDKVYVSEGDTVTQGKLLFTIDDKEHQYQLQEAQASKRMAKAQLQEAEKGAREGEIAEAESTVNTAEQSKLQAKNEYERAKTLHEEGFVSDQELEQVEMQYKNAKEQLESAKAYLNTIEEGTREEQIDSLEAQVEQAEIGIRMIEDALDRTRVTAPVSGVIANLDINKDDLVGNTEPAIIINAESHQVTGTLSERYINSISEGDKAEVEIPSISNNHFEATISDIGSLPPEEGLSYPVEVLITEKGLDDQLRVGMYSRIRLTVDSSQDALTIPRHALVNDGNNHAVYLVNEDNEIEMKKVEIGISQDGYVEITDGLEKDEQVVVAGLDNVIPGEKVEVQEGDLN